From the Gasterosteus aculeatus chromosome 13, fGasAcu3.hap1.1, whole genome shotgun sequence genome, one window contains:
- the LOC120814409 gene encoding hydroxycarboxylic acid receptor 2-like, translating to MKCHFNGTLLINVLPPLLFTEFIFGVLGNGLALWIFCFHIRPWKSSTVLLFNLSIADFLLNVALPFRAIYYMSNIVWTFGDALCNICLFMLALNRSVSTIFLMAIALDRYMRVVHPHHRINSLSVSKAMCGALAVWVLTISMTVHVFNLEHNNTTHCESFWVDTEMRHNLNWHKFEFLFSFYVPLIVVLYCTFHISSHLSRRQLAQQAKIKKALWLTILVTVLFVVLFLPSNITQLLIWIRTPQLVSKLPESEACRALEDLTVWFFLTISLTYLNSMLDPVVYYFSSPIFKNVCRKMFHLRQEDTAESTEKKTRETGSQSLSQL from the coding sequence ATGAAATGCCATTTCAATGGAACCCTGCTGATCAATGTCCTGCCGCCTCTGCTGTTCACCGAGTTTATCTTTGGAGTCCTCGGGAATGGTTTGGCTCTCTGGATCTTCTGCTTCCACATCAGGCCGTGGAAGAGCAGCACGGTGTTACTCTTCAACCTGTCAATAGCGGATTTTCTGCTCAACGTGGCCTTGCCTTTCCGCGCCATCTACTACATGTCCAACATCGTTTGGACGTTTGGGGACGCTCTGTGCAACATCTGCCTCTTCATGTTGGCATTGAACCGCAGTGTAAGTACCATCTTCTTGATGGCTATCGCCCTGGACAGGTACATGCGCGTGGTGCATCCCCATCATCGCATCAACTCCCTGAGTGTCTCCAAAGCCATGTGTGGAGCCCTTGCCGTATGGGTGCTCACCATCTCAATGACGGTTCATGTCTTCAATCtggaacacaacaacacaacccaCTGCGAGAGCTTCTGGGTTGATACTGAAATGCGACATAATCTAAACTGGCACAAGTTTGagtttctcttttccttctacGTGCCTCTGATTGTGGTTCTCTACTGTACGTTCCACATTAGTAGCCATCTGAGCAGGAGGCAGTTGGCCCAGCAGGCAAAGATTAAAAAGGCTCTTTGGTTGACCATTTTGGTGACGGTGCTCTTCGTCGTTCTCTTCCTCCCAAGCAACATCACACAGCTGCTGATTTGGATAAGGACGCCGCAATTAGTCAGCAAACTCCCAGAATCTGAAGCGTGCCGTGCTCTGGAAGACCTCACCGTCTGGTTTTTCCTCACCATTAGCCTGACCTATCTCAACAGCATGTTGGATCCTGTCGTTTACTACTTCTCCAGCCCCATCTTCAAGAACGTCTGCAGGAAAATGTTCCATCTGCGCCAAGAAGACACTGCTGAAAGTACAGAGAAGAAAACCAGAGAAACTGGCTCCCAGTCGCTCAGCCAGCTTTGA